Proteins co-encoded in one Malus domestica chromosome 09, GDT2T_hap1 genomic window:
- the LOC114826851 gene encoding protein VERNALIZATION 1: protein MGRGKVQLKPIADKIRRQVTFSKRRSGLIKKARELSVLCSVEVGLVIFSAKGRLYEFCSAESFEKLLERYQVHNDEEIAAAKTADGTDKNHNSESSGLRTGANRSLKIFKRDMETQDIDNLDVPELTQLEKELDAVLRQTRSIKEKQMKEEKVRLENEIAALKLKEQQSKDRAADEEADRQSTSAANNTTTTTNNSRSSEDYVPATILQLF from the exons ATGGGGCGAGGGAAGGTGCAGCTGAAGCCAATCGCCGACAAGATCAGGCGGCAAGTGACGTTTTCCAAGCGGAGGAGCGGACTTATCAAGAAGGCACGTGAGCTGTCCGTGCTCTGCAGCGTGGAGGTCGGCCTCGTCATCTTCTCCGCCAAGGGGAGGCTCTACGAGTTCTGTAGCGCCGAGAG TTTTGAAAAGCTTCTGGAGCGTTACCAGGTACATAATGATGAGGAGATTGCTGCTGCCAAGACTGCTGATGGTACTGACAAG AACCATAATTCAGAAAGCAGTGGTCTCCGCACAGGCGCTAACCGATCTCTGAAAATATTTAAACG CGATATGGAAACACAAGACATTGATAATCTAGATGTTCCAGAGCTCACCCAGCTTGAGAAGGAATTGGATGCAGTTCTACGACAAACAAGATCAATAAAG GAAAAACAGATGAAAGAAGAGAAGGTTCGCTTGGAAAATgag ATTGCAGCACTGAAGCTGAAGGAGCAGCAGAGCAAGGACCGAGCTGCCGATGAGGAAGCGGATCGGCAGAGCACTTCCGCCGCTAataacaccaccaccaccaccaacaacaGCCGCAGCAGCGAAGACTATGTTCCGGCCACCATACTACAGTTGTTTTAA
- the LOC103442121 gene encoding uncharacterized protein: MADWGPVVIAVVLFVLLTPGLLFQLPGNSRVAEFNNMQTSGVSILVHTIIYFGLVTIFLIAIGVHISTG, from the coding sequence ATGGCGGATTGGGGGCCAGTTGTGATAGCGGTGGTGCTGTTTGTGTTGTTGACGCCGGGGCTGCTGTTTCAGCTGCCCGGGAACAGCCGGGTGGCGGAGTTCAACAACATGCAGACCAGCGGGGTTTCCATCTTGGTTCACACCATCATTTACTTTGGCCTCGTCACCATTTTCCTCATCGCCATCGGCGTTCACATCTCCACTGGCTAG
- the LOC103411119 gene encoding uncharacterized protein — translation MSADWGPVVVAVVLFILLSPGLLFQLPARHRVMEFGNMSTSGIAILVHAIIYFCIITILIIAIGIHIHFN, via the coding sequence ATGAGTGCTGATTGGGGGCCGGTTGTTGTTGCAGTTGTTTTGTTCATCCTCCTGTCGCCCGGGCTGCTATTCCAATTACCGGCAAGACATAGGGTGATGGAGTTCGGAAACATGTCCACAAGCGGGATTGCTATTCTTGTTCATGCCATCATATACTTCTGCATAATCACCATCTTGATCATTGCAATTGGTATTCACATACATTTCAACTAA
- the LOC103442131 gene encoding uncharacterized protein, whose amino-acid sequence MSDWGPVFIAVLLFVLLTPGLLIQMPGKSRFVEFGNFQTSGVSILVHSIIYFALICIFLLAIELHLCRLWKDATMADWGPILIGVVLFILLQPGLLFALPGNSKQMEFGHMKTNGKAIAVHTLIFFGLYAILILAVHVHIYTG is encoded by the exons ATGTCGGATTGGGGCCCGGTTTTCATAGCAGTGCTTTTGTTTGTACTGCTGACACCAGGACTGCTGATTCAGATGCCGGGAAAGAGCCGGTTCGTGGAGTTCGGAAACTTTCAGACGAGTGGAGTGTCCATACTGGTTCATTCCATAATCTACTTTGCTCTCATTTGCATCTTCTTATTAGCTATTG AATTACATTTATGCAGATTATGGAAG gACGCAACAATGGCGGACTGGGGCCCAATATTGATAGGGGTGGTGCTGTTCATCCTGCTGCAACCGGGGCTGCTCTTCGCCTTACCGGGAAACAGCAAGCAGATGGAGTTTGGGCACATGAAGACCAACGGCAAGGCCATAGCTGTCCACACTCTCATCTTCTTCGGTCTGTACGCCATTCTCATCCTGGCCGTCCACGTCCACATCTATACCGGTTGA
- the LOC103411120 gene encoding uncharacterized protein, protein MKNWAAPLIASALFAFLSPGLVFQMPGRERPFELMNMKTSIASILLHAVIYGLLIILFLVILDIHVYA, encoded by the coding sequence ATGAAAAATTGGGCAGCTCCGCTGATAGCATCCGCGCTATTTGCGTTTCTGTCGCCAGGATTGGTGTTTCAGATGCCCGGCAGGGAACGTCCCTTCGAACTCATGAACATGAAAACGAGCATCGCATCGATATTGTTGCACGCCGTGATCTATGGTTTGCTCATCATTCTGTTTCTTGTTATTCTTGACATTCACGTCTATGCTTAG
- the LOC103442130 gene encoding protein NUCLEAR FUSION DEFECTIVE 4-like codes for MGRVQEKLRSFFSNRWLVFVAAMWVQSCAGIGYLFGSISPVIKSSMDYNQREIARLGVAKDLGDSVGFLAGSLCEVLPLWAALLVGALMNFVGYGWVWLVVTGRAPSLNLWAMCILIFVGTNGETFFNTVALVSCVQNFPKSRGPVVGILKGFAGLSGAILTQIYVMIHSPDHASLIFMVAVGPAMVVIALMFIVRPVGGHRQVRPTDAMSFTFIYSLCLLLAAYLMGVMLVEDLIDLSHTVMVIFTSVLFVLLLIPIVIPISLSISSEARSLEEEVLLPEPQTQDRGKSGHDANEVIFSEVEDEKPKEMDLLPASERQKRIAQLQSKLFQAAAEGAVRIKRRRGPHRGEDFTLTQALIKADFWLIFFSLLLGSGSGLTVIDNLGQMSQSLGYDNTHIFVSMISIWNFLGRVGGGYFSEIIVRDFAYPRPVAMAVAQLLMAVGHIFIAFGWPGAMHIATILVGLGYGAHWAIVPAAASELFGLKKFGALYNFLTIANPAGSLLFSGLIASSIYDFEAEKQAHQHHHPHMSPGTSVFQGMLRMDAPKCDGSICFFLTSLIMSGLCIVAFVLSMILVHRTKIVYAHLYGKSRPAGIS; via the exons ATGGGTCGGGTGCAGGAGAAGCTGCGGTCCTTCTTCAGCAACCGATGGCTGGTTTTCGTGGCGGCAATGTGGGTGCAGTCCTGTGCGGGAATCGGCTACTTGTTCGGGAGCATATCACCGGTGATCAAGAGCTCCATGGACTACAATCAGCGGGAGATTGCGCGGTTGGGCGTGGCTAAAGATCTCGGGGACAGCGTTGGGTTTTTGGCGGGGAGTTTGTGCGAGGTGCTGCCTCTGTGGGCGGCGCTGCTCGTTGGCGCTCTGATGAATTTTGTTGGGTACGGTTGGGTGTGGCTTGTTGTTACTGGTCGAGCTCCTTCGTTGAACTTGTGGGCT ATGTGCATTCTTATATTTGTGGGAACAAACGGCGAGACCTTCTTCAACACAGTTGCTCTGGTCTCTTGTGTGCAAAACTTCCCAAAAAGTCGGGGTCCCGTGGTTGGAATACTCAAGGGCTTTGCTGGGTTGAGCGGCGCAATTCTGACACAGATATATGTGATGATCCATTCCCcagatcatgcatctttgatttTCATGGTTGCGGTTGGTCCAGCAATGGTGGTTATTGCATTAATGTTTATAGTCAGACCGGTTGGAGGTCACAGACAAGTCCGGCCAACCGATGCCATGAGCTTCACGTTTATTTATAGCCTGTGCCTCCTATTAGCTGCTTATTTGATGGGGGTCATGCTAGTTGAAGATCTAATTGATTTGAGCCACACCGTGATGGTTATATTTACATCGGTTTTGTTTGTGCTCCTGTTGATTCCCATTGTGATTCCCATTTCGTTGAGCATTTCCTCCGAGGCAAGATCTCTAGAAGAAGAGGTACTCCTACCCGAGCCACAGACACAAGACCGTGGGAAATCTGGGCACGATGCAAATGAGGTAATATTTAGTGAGGTGGAAGACGAGAAGCCTAAGGAAATGGACTTACTTCCAGCATCCGAAAGGCAAAAACGAATTGCGCAATTGCAGTCGAAACTATTCCAAGCAGCTGCCGAAGGAGCAGTTAGGATTAAGAGGAGGAGAGGTCCGCATAGAGGGGAGGACTTCACATTGACACAAGCTTTGATCAAAGCCGACTTTTGGCTTATTTTTTTCTCACTTCTCTTGGGTTCTGGATCTGGTTTAACGGTGATTGATAACCTCGGTCAGATGAGCCAGTCTCTCGGGTATGACAATACGCATATATTTGTGTCCATGATCAGCATCTGGAACTTTCTGGGTCGGGTTGGTGGCGGTTACTTCTCTGAGATCATCGTGAG GGACTTTGCTTATCCAAGACCGGTAGCAATGGCTGTGGCACAACTCCTTATGGCAGTTGGGCATATCTTCATTGCTTTCGGATGGCCTGGGGCAATGCACATTGCCACCATCTTGGTTGGGCTAGGCTATGGGGCTCATTGGGCTATCGTGCCAGCTGCTGCTTCTGAATTGTTTGGCTTGAAAAAGTTCGGGGCTTTATACAATTTCCTCACAATTGCAAACCCTGCTGGTTCGTTGCTCTTTTCTGGCCTGATTGCTAGCAGTATATACGACTTTGAAGCTGAGAAGCAAGCTCATCAGCACCATCACCCGCATATGAGTCCAGGAACATCAGTTTTCCAAGGCATGCTTCGAATGGACGCACCAAAGTGTGACGGTTCTATATGCTTCTTCTTAACTTCGTTAATCATGTCCGGATTATGCATTGTTGCCTTTGTTTTAAGCATGATTCTGGTACATCGGACTAAGATTGTATACGCCCACCTGTATGGAAAATCACGTCCAGCTGGGATTTCATGA